The genomic stretch ACGGCAGCGGCGGCGGCCCAACGGAGCAGGGGCCTGAGTGTGCGCAGTTTTCCTGCTGCTGGAGTAGCCGGGGCAGGTTGCAATCCCGGAAGGGTTTGCCGGTAGGCCGCTTCCGCCCGCTGTTCCATGACAGGATGGGTGGACAAATAGTCCTCTTCCCCACCAGCCAGCTTACTGTACCAATCCTCTATCAGCTGCCGCTCAAGGGCAGTACAACGTCCTTCACGATACCTGGTCAGCAGGTCGGCCATTAATTGCCTTTCTTTCTTTTCCATGCTTCATTAAGTCGGGAAATAAAAAGGGGAGTACTCAGGCAGCTATGTTACCAGATTGTTACCAAAAGGGTTTCAGGTCATCAGGCCTGACAACAGCAGAAGGGAACAGCCGAAGGAAACAGCTGATCTCATTTGTTCATATACCCTGTCGGAAGCACGCTGGAGATGGTTTTTGACGCTTTGCGGCTTGAGGGATAATAGTCCGGCGATCTCGGCAATGGAACGTCCTTCAATTTTACTGAGCAGGTAAATTTCTTTCATGCGGCCGGGCAACTGGTTGGCGTATTGCAGCCAGAGGGAATAGGCCTTGTCGTAGTTGAGCAAATTATCTTCGGCAGGAACGGCTCTGGCGTATTGCTGCGCCAGCACCGATAGCAGGTGGTCTTTTTGTTCCAGCTGGCGGGTGGATTCCCGGAACCAGTCTATCACCTTATACCTGATGACCCCATGCAGCCAGTGGAGCAGCGGTCCCCGGATCTCCAGCTGCGCTCTTTTCTCCCAGAGGAGAAAAAAGATCTCCTGGGTAATGTCCAGGGCTGCCTGCTCATGGCCTGTTTTCCTGAACACGGTATTGAACACTGTTTTCCAGTACCGTTCAAAAAGAAGCGTATAAGCAGGATGGCTGCCGGTCTTCAGGCTTTCTACGAGGTCGTGATCATCAGGCGGGTGCATCATCAATGGGCAAAGCTAACCAGCGTGTATTAATACAAGATTAATTCCTGGCCCGCCGGAGGCTGCCGGCGCGGCAGTGTTTGCCCCATTGGTAATTAGTCCGTGATAATCAGTGGGTGATTTTGACCACCCAACCCCATTTTTAGCCATTTCTGGCAACTATTTTGTTTATTTGGGCCAGACAAACCACCATTATTTATGTTCAAACAACGTAAACCGTTATTCATAATTTCCGCCGCCATCATGGCCCTGCTGTTTGCCGCCTGCGGTGGCGCCGACAAATCCAATGTAACCGTCCCCAAAGACGCAGCCGTTGTGATCCATCTCAATATGCCGGCCCTTTCTTCCAAGCTCAGCTGGTCCGAGATAAAAGCTTCCGCCTGGTTCAAAGAGCTCAGCGCTGACTCCAGGGATTCCCTGGCCCAGCAGCTGCTGGACGATCCTAAAAAATCCGGCATCGATACTGAAGCCGAAATGGTCTTTTTCCTGAAAAGACTGCCCAAGGGCGCCTATATGGCCCTGGAAGGCATACTCAAAGACCCCGCCGCCTTTGAAGCTTTCAACAAACAGCTTTCACCCGAAGCCACTGCTTCCAAAGTAGGTGATGTCACCGTCATGAAGACCCAGGCAGGTGTTGCTACCTATAAGGACAATCGCTTCATCTATATCATTGATGCACCTTATGTAGACGCAGCCAAAGGCCTCCAGCCTTCCATGGACGAAAATGGCGGCTATCAGTATAACTATCAGGAGCCTACCCGCCTCAGCACGGACACCCTGGTACAACTGGCCAGCCAGCTGTATGAACTGAAAGGTGATGCCAGCCTCAGCAGCGATAATCGTTTTACCAGCCTGCTTAAAGAACCCGGCGACCTGCACCTCTGGATGAATGCAGGCAGCCTGTACAAC from Candidatus Pseudobacter hemicellulosilyticus encodes the following:
- a CDS encoding RNA polymerase sigma factor; translation: MMHPPDDHDLVESLKTGSHPAYTLLFERYWKTVFNTVFRKTGHEQAALDITQEIFFLLWEKRAQLEIRGPLLHWLHGVIRYKVIDWFRESTRQLEQKDHLLSVLAQQYARAVPAEDNLLNYDKAYSLWLQYANQLPGRMKEIYLLSKIEGRSIAEIAGLLSLKPQSVKNHLQRASDRVYEQMRSAVSFGCSLLLLSGLMT